A single Gopherus flavomarginatus isolate rGopFla2 chromosome 17, rGopFla2.mat.asm, whole genome shotgun sequence DNA region contains:
- the SPACA9 gene encoding sperm acrosome-associated protein 9 isoform X1, protein MNEVKECLRNIEQTYKIFQQQQFTFIAALEHTREDAHDKIRPVASIGQVQAYMDHHCNNTTDRRILLMFLNICSELNKLCQKLEALHPGTSVTNNILEKCKLLVSPSNDLSTIRAKYPHDVVNHLSCDEAKNHYGGVVSLIPIVLDCMKAWVAHSEKLPRNFLHNVSDGNADSQKRTQQDVSAKASTPLGPHPATLTTATQTLVSYKDYSQEQNSKHGKKEHLNGTGRNTWKYLNGPWKPPGKHSF, encoded by the exons ATGAACGAGGTAAAAGAATGTCTGAGAAACATAGAACAGACTTACAAGATCTTCCAGCAACAGCAGTTTACATTTATTGCAGCACTGGAACACACCCGAGAGGATGCACACGACAAGATCAGGCCTGTAGCAAGTATTGGACAG GTGCAGGCATACATGGATCATCACTGTAACAACACTACCGACAGACGCATCCTCCTCATGTTCTTGAACATCTGTAGTGAACTGAACAAACTCTGCCAAAAGCTAGAAGCCCTGCATCCTGGTACCAGTGTAACGAACAATATTTTGGAGAAATGCAAGCTGCTTGTTAGCCCCAGCAATGACCTGAGCACCATCCGAGCCAA GTATCCTCATGATGTGGTGAATCACTTGAGCTGTGATGAAGCAAAGAACCACTACGGAGGTGTGGTGAGCCTCATACCCATAGTGCTGGACTGCATGAAAGCATGGGTGGCCCACAGTGAGAAGTTGCCTCGGAACTTCCTGCATAATGTGAGTGATGGAAATGCTGACTCTCAGAAGAGAACACAGCAGGATGTGTCAGCAAAGGCATCTACTCCCCTAGGCCCACATCCTGCTACCCTCACTACTGCTACTCAGACCTTGGTTAGTTACAAAGACTATTCACAAGAGCAGAACAGTAAACATGGTAAAAAAGAGCATCTGAATGGCACAGGGAGAAACACTTGGAAATATCTCAATGGTCCCTGGAAGCCACCTGGGAAACACTCCTTTTAG
- the SPACA9 gene encoding sperm acrosome-associated protein 9 isoform X2 — protein sequence MNEVKECLRNIEQTYKIFQQQQFTFIAALEHTREDAHDKIRPVASIGQVQAYMDHHCNNTTDRRILLMFLNICSELNKLCQKLEALHPGTSVTNNILEKCKLLVSPSNDLSTIRAKYPHDVVNHLSCDEAKNHYGGVVSLIPIVLDCMKAWVAHSEKLPRNFLHNAS from the exons ATGAACGAGGTAAAAGAATGTCTGAGAAACATAGAACAGACTTACAAGATCTTCCAGCAACAGCAGTTTACATTTATTGCAGCACTGGAACACACCCGAGAGGATGCACACGACAAGATCAGGCCTGTAGCAAGTATTGGACAG GTGCAGGCATACATGGATCATCACTGTAACAACACTACCGACAGACGCATCCTCCTCATGTTCTTGAACATCTGTAGTGAACTGAACAAACTCTGCCAAAAGCTAGAAGCCCTGCATCCTGGTACCAGTGTAACGAACAATATTTTGGAGAAATGCAAGCTGCTTGTTAGCCCCAGCAATGACCTGAGCACCATCCGAGCCAA GTATCCTCATGATGTGGTGAATCACTTGAGCTGTGATGAAGCAAAGAACCACTACGGAGGTGTGGTGAGCCTCATACCCATAGTGCTGGACTGCATGAAAGCATGGGTGGCCCACAGTGAGAAGTTGCCTCGGAACTTCCTGCATAAT